From a single Anomaloglossus baeobatrachus isolate aAnoBae1 chromosome 4, aAnoBae1.hap1, whole genome shotgun sequence genomic region:
- the LOC142301084 gene encoding E3 ubiquitin/ISG15 ligase TRIM25-like: MASADLRDELLCSICLSSYTDPVMLGCGHNFCRVCIDQALDTQDESGVYSCPECRQIFVERPALMRNFVLCNIVKNFLHPEPRQEEIFGIFCTYCIHSPVPAVRSCLHCEASLCNNHLRAHSKSAEHVLSDPRTSRKKRICSLHKKILEYYCTEDAACICVSCSLVGEHRGHRVEILDEVSEKKKKKLRNVLQKLTTKRVETEERVRSLEEQWSKAQEKAAGEAERVTALCTDIRRQLDNLEKKVLSEISRQEKEESLSLSALIHQLEIKKDELSMKMRHIEELCNMTDPLTVLQEPDTGDLCDPEEEGGDEDTGGHDEQLHDGDDLDLAEISHTLHTLCGEITGIRFGIYVEGPAYILLDVNTASNNINISNDLKTVNYLHKKKKHPETSERFLFYNQTLSTRNFSSGQHYWDVEISRSGNWSVGMCYPSMDRRGLQSLIGYNNKSWSLGRMYIDHYLVIHDSKEIRLPDEISSDRVRIFLDYEAGQLSFYELCDPIRHLHTFTAAFSEPLHAALCVNVGCLTITNEN; the protein is encoded by the coding sequence ATGGCGTCTGCTGATCTGAGAgacgagctgctctgctccatctgtctgagcTCTTATACAGATCCTGTAATGCTgggatgtggacacaacttctgccgggtctgtattgatcaagcgctggatacacaggacgagtctggagtttattcctgtcctgaatgCAGACAAATCTTTGTTGAGCGGCCGGCGCTGATGAGGAACTTTGTTCTTTGTAATATTGTGAAGAATTTCTTGCATCCTGAGCCACGTCAGGAGGAAATCTTCGGGATCTTCTGCACTTACTGTATTCACTCTCCggtacctgctgttagatcctgtctacactgtgaggcttctctaTGTAATAACCACCTGAGAGCTCATAGTAAGTCTGCAGAACACGTCTTATCTGATCCTAGAACTTCTCGGAAGAAGAGGATATGTTCTCtccataagaagatcctggaatattactgcactgaggacgccgcctgtatctgtgtgtcctgcagtttggTTGGAGAACATCGAGGACACCGGGTGGAGATACTGGATGAGGTctcagagaagaagaagaagaaactgaGAAATGTTCTCCAGAAACTGACCACAAAGAGAGTGGAGACTGAGGAAAGAGTCCGGAGTCTGGAGGAACAGTGGAGTAAAGCTCAAGAAAAAGCAGCTGGAGAAGccgagagagtcactgccctgtgtacagacatcaggagacAGCTGGACaacctggagaagaaggtcctgagtgagatctccaggcaggaaaaggaagagtcactgtcactgtctgctctgatccatcagttggaaataaagaaggacgagctgtccatgaagatgaggcacattgaggagctgtgtaacatgactgatccactgaccgtcttacaggaaccagacaccggggacttgtgtgatcctgaggaggagggaggtgatgaggacacagggggacatgatgaaCAGCTCCATGATGGAGATGACCTGGATCTGGCTGAGatctcacacacattacacactctatGTGGCGAAATAACAGGTATAAGGTTTGGGATCTATGTGGAGGGTCCTGCATACATATTACTGGACGTAAACACAGCCAGTAATAATATCAATATATCAAATGACCTGAAAACGGTAAACTATCTACATAAGAAGAAGAAACATCCAGAAACATCAGAAAGATTTCTGTTTTATAATCAGACTTTAAGCACAAGGAATTTTTCTTCAGGAcaacattactgggatgtggagatcaGTAGATCAGGGAATTGGAGTGTAGGAATGTGTTATCCCAGTATGGACAGGAGGGGACTTCAATCACTCATTGGATATAATAACAAGTCCTGGAGTTTAGGGAGAATGTATATTGATCACTATTTAGTTATACACGACAGTAAAGAGATCCGATTACCTGATGAGATCTCCAGTGATAGAGTCAGGATCTttctggattatgaggccgggcagttgtccttttatgagctgtgtgaccccatcagacacttacacaccttcactgccgccttctccgagccccttcatgctgcatTATGTGTAAATGTTGGTTGCTTGACAATAACAAATGAAAATTAG